The Hydrogenispora ethanolica nucleotide sequence ACAGCCTGGACAATGTCCAGATGCGCGATTACTTCTACCGTGGCCAGGCGGCCATGATGATCGACGGCTCCTGGGCGCTGACCGACATGATCAGCAAAGCCCCGGATGCGTTGAAAAAGAACATTGAGATGGGCGTATTGCCTGCCTTCGAGGGCGGCAAGGGCGATCCGAACGTTATGTCCGGCGTCAGCGCCACCGGCATCGTCGTCAGCGCCAAAGCTTCACCCAAACAAAAAGAAGCCATCAAGAAGCTGATCAAGTTTGTCACCGACAAGAACGCTCAACAGCTGTATGTCAAGAGCAGCATCCCGGTATCCTTCAAGAACGTGGATATCGATCCCGGCAAGGTTGACCCGCTCTTCGCCAAATTGGTGGACCTGATCAAAAAGCACCCGTTTGTAACCGTGTATGACTCGGCGCTCAATTCCGAACAGACCGAGATCATCAACAACGGCTTGCAAGCCGTGATGATGGGCATGCAAAAACCCGAAGATCTGGCCAAACAATTGCAAGCGGCGGTTAAGTAATCCGATAATATCCTAGAAAATCACGAATTCAGCGAAGTTGTTTTGAACGGATCGTCAAAAAGGGTATGGAATGTGGACCGGCTTGAGATCAAGAATGTGTTGGCATGATTGAAAACTGCTCCGCTTTCCTGCCCTTTTTTGTCGACCGGAAGAATTGCCTGCAAGGGAAGGGGGCAATTCTTCCGGGATCGATTTATCTTTGGTTTAGAGGTGAGAAAATGTATATCACCAGTAAAAATAAGAACTATATCGCCATTGGCTTGCTGCCGGCGCTCCTGTTCTATCTGGTCCTGGTCGTCTATCCGATTATCCGCTCGTTCTTTTACGGTTTTTATGACTGGAACGGCTTGAGCGCGCCGATCTATATCGGACTGCAAAACTTCAAGGAAATTTTGACGGATGGGGTTTTCTGGTATTCCTTTAAAAATAACATCTTTATCGTCGTGGCGTCGGTCTTTGGGCAGGTGCCCATCGGACTGATCCTGGCGATTATCCTAAACCGGAAATTGAAAGGAGCCCGGTTCTTCCGATCGGTCTTCTTTATCCCGATGATCCTCTCCACCGTGGTCATCGGTTTGCTGTGGACCACCATGCTCAATTCGCAGACGGGATTGGTCAATACGCTCTTGCAAAGTATCGGGCTGGGGGCTTTGGCCCAAGACTGGCTGGGCGATCCGCGGCTGGCGATGTATACGGTCAGCGGGGTCGTGATCTGGCAATTCATCGGGTTTTATATGATTATTTTCCTGGCGGCCCTCCAGAATATCCCGGTGGATATCATGGAAGCGGCGGAGATCGACGGAGCGAATGAGGCGCAGAAGCTGTTCCGGATCACCCTGCCGATGATGTGGACCACCATCAAAACCGCGGTCGTCCTGTGCATCGCCGGCAGCATGCGCTCCTTTGACCTGGTCTTTGTCATGACCCAGGGCGGACCGGCCCATGCCACCGAACTGATGGCCACCTATATGTACAACAAGACCTTCTCGGTCTACAAATACGGCTACGGCAGCGCGATCTCCCTGGTCATTTTCATCATCAGTTTCAGCTTCATCCTGTTCAGCCAGAAACTGATGGGCCGCAGCAAAGCCGATGAAGGAGGGGAATAAGATGAGCACTCAACTGAAAAGCTTCGGTGACGCGGCCCGGCCTCACGCTGCCCGCAACCGCTGGGAGAAGCCGCTGTTGTATCTGGTCCTCACGCTGCTCAGCGTGGCGACGCTGTTTTGCTTGATTTGGATGTTCTACACCTCCTTCAAGAGCAACGCCGAGATTACCATGAACATCTTTGCGCTCCCGACCCAGTTGCATTTTGAGAACTACGTCAATGCCTGGCAGACCGCAAAGATCGGGGTCTATCTGTTCAACAGCGTCTACGTGGCCACGGTGGCCATCGTCCTGACGGTCCTGGTCAGCGCCATGGCCGCGTTTATCTTGTCCAAATTCACCTTCCGGCTGCAAAGACTGGTGTATACGATGTTCATCATCGGAATGCTCATCCCGTTGCAGTCGGTTTTGGTGCCGCTGTTTATCCAGATGCGGAACCTAAACCTGCTGAACACCCACTGGTCGCTGATCTTTTCCTACACCGCGTTCGGACTGCCGATCTCCGTCTTTATTTTGGAGAGTTTCATGCGTTCGTTCCCCGACGCCATTATCGAGGCGGCGGTGATGGACGGCTGTTCGATCCCGCGGGTCTTTTTCCAGATGATCCTGCCGATGTCGCGGCCGGCCATCGCCACGGTGACCATCTTGAACTTCCTGAATAATTGGAAGGAATTCTCGTTTGCCCTGATCTTCATCAATGATGACATCAAAAAGACGCTGCCCCTCGGACTTTATAATTTTTTGGGCGCCTATAGCAGCAACTATGCCGAACTGATGGCCGCCCTGACCATCTCGTCGATCCCGATTATCCTGTTGTACCTGATCCTGCAGGAACAGGTCATCAACGGCATGACCAGCGGCGCGGTGAAAGGTTGAACCGGAGCAAGGACGGATTTTCATTTTCGATAAGGAGTTGTGAGAAACATGGCTCAGCTGATTTTTCCGAAAGACTTTCTATGGGGCGCGGCGACCGCCTCGTATCAGATCGAGGGAGGAGCCGCCGACGACGGGAAGGGCGAATCGATCTGGGATCGTTTCAGCCATATCCCCGGCAAGGTGACCAACGGCGACACCGGCGACGTGGCCTGCGACCACTACCACCGTTACCGGGAGGACGTCCGGCTCATGAAGGAGCTGGGACTGAAGGGATACCGCTTCTCCATCTCCTGGCCCCGGGTTTTCCCGAACGGACGGGGTGCGGTGAACCCCCAGGGGATCGACTTCTACAACCGGCTGGTTGACGAGCTGCTGGCCAACGGGATCGAGCCGGCGGTGACCCTCTATCACTGGGATCTGCCCCAGGCTTTGCAGGAGAACGGCGGCTGGGGCAACCGGGCCATCGTCGACGATTTCGCGGCATATGCCGCTTACCTCTTTGACGTTTTGGGCGACCGGGTCAAGAAATGGATCACCCACAATGAACCCTGGGTGGTGGCCTTCGCCGGACATTTCCAGGGCCGGCACGCTCCGGGGCTCACCGATCTGCCCCTGGCGGTCCAGGTGACCCATCATCTGATCCTGTCCCATGCCAAAGCGGTCCAGGCTTACCGCGCCAGCAAGCATGGTGACGGCCAGATCGGGATCACCCTGAATCTCTATCCCAGCGTTCCGGCTTCGGACTCCGAGAGCGACAGGGCGGCCGCCACTTTGGTGGACGGGCACAATAACCGCTGGTTCCTCGATCCGGTCCTCAAAGGCGAGTACCCCGCGGATATCCTCCGCCTCTATCAGGAGCGCTTGAACTCGCCGGTGATTGAGCCCGGCGACATGGAGTGCATCGCCGCCAGTCCCATGGACTTCCTGGGCATCAACTACTACTTCCAGAAGGTGGTCAAGCATTCGGAGGTCCACCCGATCCTGCAATTTGAGGAAATCAAGCCGGAAGGCTCGGAATATACGGCGATGAATTGGGAGATTACGCCGCAGGGCCTCACCGATCTGCTGGTCCGGCTCGACCGGGACTACCATCACCCCGATCTGTATATTACCGAGAACGGCGCCGCCTTCAAGGATGACCGCCGCGACGGCGGGGTGGTGGATGACCAGGACCGGCTGAAGTTTCTGCAGCAGCATTTCGCCGCGGCCCACCGCGCGCTGGAAGCCGGCGTCAAGCTGAAGGGCTACTATGTCTGGTCGCTGATGGATAATTTCGAATGGGCCCATGGCTACGGCAAGCGTTTCGGCCTGATCTACATCGACTATCAGACGCTGGAGCGGACCTGGAAAAAGAGCGCGCTCTGGTACCGCGAGGTCATTCGCGACAACGGCCTTTAATCGCTATGCCACGACATGAATCTTTGACGGGTAGATTTGCGAAAATAACGGACG carries:
- a CDS encoding carbohydrate ABC transporter permease produces the protein MSTQLKSFGDAARPHAARNRWEKPLLYLVLTLLSVATLFCLIWMFYTSFKSNAEITMNIFALPTQLHFENYVNAWQTAKIGVYLFNSVYVATVAIVLTVLVSAMAAFILSKFTFRLQRLVYTMFIIGMLIPLQSVLVPLFIQMRNLNLLNTHWSLIFSYTAFGLPISVFILESFMRSFPDAIIEAAVMDGCSIPRVFFQMILPMSRPAIATVTILNFLNNWKEFSFALIFINDDIKKTLPLGLYNFLGAYSSNYAELMAALTISSIPIILLYLILQEQVINGMTSGAVKG
- a CDS encoding carbohydrate ABC transporter permease, giving the protein MYITSKNKNYIAIGLLPALLFYLVLVVYPIIRSFFYGFYDWNGLSAPIYIGLQNFKEILTDGVFWYSFKNNIFIVVASVFGQVPIGLILAIILNRKLKGARFFRSVFFIPMILSTVVIGLLWTTMLNSQTGLVNTLLQSIGLGALAQDWLGDPRLAMYTVSGVVIWQFIGFYMIIFLAALQNIPVDIMEAAEIDGANEAQKLFRITLPMMWTTIKTAVVLCIAGSMRSFDLVFVMTQGGPAHATELMATYMYNKTFSVYKYGYGSAISLVIFIISFSFILFSQKLMGRSKADEGGE
- a CDS encoding GH1 family beta-glucosidase; its protein translation is MAQLIFPKDFLWGAATASYQIEGGAADDGKGESIWDRFSHIPGKVTNGDTGDVACDHYHRYREDVRLMKELGLKGYRFSISWPRVFPNGRGAVNPQGIDFYNRLVDELLANGIEPAVTLYHWDLPQALQENGGWGNRAIVDDFAAYAAYLFDVLGDRVKKWITHNEPWVVAFAGHFQGRHAPGLTDLPLAVQVTHHLILSHAKAVQAYRASKHGDGQIGITLNLYPSVPASDSESDRAAATLVDGHNNRWFLDPVLKGEYPADILRLYQERLNSPVIEPGDMECIAASPMDFLGINYYFQKVVKHSEVHPILQFEEIKPEGSEYTAMNWEITPQGLTDLLVRLDRDYHHPDLYITENGAAFKDDRRDGGVVDDQDRLKFLQQHFAAAHRALEAGVKLKGYYVWSLMDNFEWAHGYGKRFGLIYIDYQTLERTWKKSALWYREVIRDNGL